The nucleotide sequence TCGCCGGCGGTCGCATCCTCCGTCGTCCATGCCCCACGTCGGAGGTCATCGTCGGTGGCTGCATCCTCTAACATCCACGTGCCTCATGTCAAAGCTCATCGCCAGCGGCCATGTCTTCCATATTGAGTAGGTCCTCCACTATCCACGCGCCACATCAGAGCTCATCGCCAGCTGCTGCCGCGAGCACGTCCTCCACCGTCCACGTCacaccggagctcgtcgccggtggcTTTGTCATCCTCGCTCCACATTTGTCCGACAACTGCTCCATCCCGGCCGTTGTCGCAGCCCATGTCCACCGGCTTCGACTCCGCGTTCGACCACTCCGGCAACAACTCCATCCCTGCCGCAGCTCATGTCCGCTGGCTCAGACTCCATGTCGGACCACTCTAGCTACAGTTCCATCCCCGTCGTAGCCCACATCCGCCGGCTCCATCTTGGCGCCCGGACATTCAGGCGACAACTCTGTCTCGGTTGCCGCCATAGCACATATCCGCTGGCTCTTGGCAACGTATACTTATTGTATTGTTGTTCGATGAACTACTCGTGACAACAACAAACTACTGAGTTTTGTAAAATCTGCTCAAACAGTACATAACACGATTTAAGGCTATATAAATTTTAGCAACCGTCGATGGTTGACAACTATAAGGTAGAAACGTTGATGACGTGCGCATCGTCACACCGTACCAACCGAGCCAACGCTAGAGCTAACAGAGGGCAGTTGTCTTCACCGTGAAGAGATCACCGAAAACCAGGAAAAAAATTAACGTTATTGGCaatgcaaggaaaaaaaaaacaattttcttGTCCGAGCTCGATCTGCCACCGCGTTCTTCACTATCACCAAAAATCTTGTAAAAAGGTTGTTatcagtagaaaaaaaaattcttccgCTGTCCGAGCTCAACGTCGTCGTCTCTGCCTTCGCCACTGGTCGCTCGTACGGGTGGATGCATTGCATGGTGGCCACTTGTACATGTCAGTTTCAGCACACGCACCCATGCCAATAATCCCGACAATTAGCCTCTCAACGTTCGAAAACCAGCCGAGTCGAGTCGAGCCCACTTTGGCACCTTGCTtccaccacacacacacacacacacacaaacaaccaaacaaacccaaaaaaaaaaaacagagagagagagagagagagaccatgGTAACACAGCCAAACAGGCCAcgttactactagtagtaggtACCAACCGGCCCAGCAGAAATATCTCCCGGAATCCACCGGCGGAGAACGTGACACTCCCTCGGCGTCTACTGAAATTCACCGCGAAAAACTAGGCAAAAATCCGGTCGCCGCTCGCTAGGCGCTTGGCTCCGGCTCTGgcgccgatcgatcgagagcTCCGATCCTAGCCAATGCGAGGCCACGTCAGCCGCCTCatcattcacaaaaaaaaaaaaagaaaaaaaaagaaaagaagagtaaaCCGTACTTTGCACAGGCAGATTGTGTCTTGTTTCACTTTGCATCAGGTTTACCATATAATTTTACTTTACATCAGGCTGGATTGAAATAAGTTCATAAAATTGAAGGAAAATCTTGTGAAATCCAAATGAAACCTTTTTGAATTTAGATCGAAGTTTCATTCAAATctcaaataaattatgtacGTTTGATGATGTATCCTAGAGTAAAGTTAAAGTACGTGCTAAACCTGGTGTAAAGTGAAAGATACAATCCACCAGACATAgagtgcaatttactcaaaaaatatttcagcaaaacaaatattttttttataaaagtgtATTTACATAATTGGCAAGGGGGATATCAAGTACCAGAAGCACATATAGTGTGATGGTAAAGCATGCACAGTTGCGAGAATGAGAGGGTGCATGACTATGCCCATCAGTACTTAAAATCCTGATACGAACAAATATTATGCCCGTGCTGCATTACCACGCTTTTCATAGAATTTTAGTAGTGAGGTAAGTAATTGACTCTTATCTCGCTCTCTTTAAGCGTGCGTTAGAAAACATGCTCAGAAGAACTAGAGAAGAAGTGAGAAGAGGATATAAAAAAGAAGGATGAAATGTGGGCTGCAGATTGAACCTGCTCACTACAACAAGCAGTTTTCCTATAGGCTCGTTCCTAGTTTGTACTGCTTCCATCCCATAATTTGGacaggatatgtcacatcctatTCTAGGTTGCTAGGGCCAAAGGGAGTAGTTACGAGTACCAGCTTGCAATGGAGTTTGTAAAAGTTTGTGCACAAACACTTGTCCAGCTTACTGAAAAGGCCTGAAACTATTGCCCATCGAACAGAGTAAACCTGAAATTCAGTAACCTCATAATTTTCACAAGTTAGTTCAGCTAGTCCTCAGTTCACATACTCTATTCTGTAGCTCATTGAACAATGCTAAAGATTCTGCCCATAGCTTCTTGGCCACTTCAACGTTGTATGACAACTGAGAAGACGTTATGGTCCTTCCTTTCCCTCCAAAGAAATACTTTCCAGATGAGTCCTAAAGCCCAATGTAAAAATTCATCCCGAAGGTTAACCGGAGAATACAGTACATCATGTTGTTATTTATAATGTAATTGTTTGCTAGGATTGAACAGGAAGCTTACAGGTGGTGCCAAAGCGGCATCAAGGACAGCATCAACTCCCGTATCAGGTTGTTGTAGGAGATTCAGGAGGCGCAGAACAGAAAGCGCAAGCCAAGAAAGACATGGAGGAAGCTCCCGCATTATGCCTGTCTGTACTACACCTGGATCCGCAGCCCTGGGAGCATGAAATGTCATACTTCATATGAATAGTAAGCAACTTCAATTTCGAACTGGTAAAATAAGTTGCattctcataaaaaaaaataaagggttGGCATGAATCACAATAGTTTTGATAAACTGCCAAGAGCGTAATGTTTGTCAGTGGCATTGAGATGAGCCATCCTAATCTATCCTTGCACTTGCACAGGAAACCTATGAAGCAATCAAGTATATTCTTCAATGATTTCAATATAGTTTCAGTAGAGGTTGACTTGGTGACTACTGGACAGAAGTTCTTGTAAAATTTTAATCatctaaatgaaaaaaaaaatcacttccaTCAGCAATAATTTGGATTTGTTCAACAAAGAAaatatgcaaaagaaaaaaaaatgcatgcaacCAAAATCGATGGCACATACATGACGGAGACACCAGAAGATAAGTGAAGTTGTCGATGAAGCTCGTATGAGAACATCAGTAAACAAACTGGAATAAGAGAAAGTGAGCCCAAAGGAAATAAAGTTGCATTAAGCCTATTCAAAAATAAAAGTGACGTACATTTGGTATACTCATAAGTAGAAGCTAAGAGATAGCTTCTCCTCGCTGGCCAATGACCAAACCTTACTCCGCTCAATCCTTTCTCAGACAAGTTAATTTCTGACACTGGAGATGTGAAATTTGCAAATATtaaccaaaatataataaccaaACCACATGTCTAGTTCTCATGGAGAAAGAAAGGAAGCAGATATAATAATGGTAGGATCTGTCTGAAATGCAACTTAATATTTTGATATATCATCAATTTTGAGCTACTATAAGAGCATATGCCAAACGCAAGCAATTTGCAAACATATGTACTGATTCAAAAGTGTGGCAGAGAAACGTCTGTCCGACAAGATTTCAAAAAATGCAATTTACAGCAAACAAGATCTGCGTAGCAAGGGAAAAATAATTGGACAAATTGATGCCAATTAATGTATAtgcaattaaaattattttcaatCTAATCCAGATACAATTCACATAGTTTTCTTGCTATTTATAATAGAAGACTTGACACTTACCACATCTGTGTGTGAAAGACGTTAGATTAACCACCCGAGAAGGTGTTGAGCTGTTCTTGAGCAATGGTAACAGAATGTTGGTCAGGACAAATGGACCAATGTAGTTTGCCTGAATCATTCTGGAAATCGTGTGTGGTAAGTTTCACTCAAACAGTAGATTAAAAAATGTAATAATGACATAAGTAAAGCATGTATAAGAAGAACATTAGAATTTCTTCTGCAAAAGTACTTTCAACATAAACACCTACTCATCAAGACCGTCCTCTGTAATTCGATATGACTTTGCTAGGATCCCAGCGTTATTGACCAAAAGCTGAATAGAGTGCTCCATATTTGAGTCCTTGATCCACTGATTCAGTGAAGTTTCAAACTTCTTTATTGACTTGTAGGATGACAAGTCGATTTGAAATGCTTCAAGATGGGCATCAGGTTGTTGATCCCGAATTTGTTGAACAGTCTGTTTTGCACACATCACCACAATGATGACAATGGGTAAATGATAAGATAAGACATCTAGCTAAAAGCTCCAAATAATACCTCAGATAACAATTGTGAAGAACGCCCAGCTGACACAAAATAGAATGCATATAGTGTTTTAGTCCAATAATACCAAGCGACCAACAAGGTTGAATCaattcaacaacaaaatcaagGAATACTTTCTACTCCAAAACTATAGCAATTGGCAAGTAGGAAACAAGTCAATATGAAATGAAGTAACATCTACAATTGTAGATGCAAAAGAAGACCAACTAACCATAGGACAAGTAATGAACATTTTACCAAAAGATTGCATACACATTTGCGTATTCAACAAATGAAAAGACGCACTACTTTTGGATTGGAAAGGACCTAATTAATGAAGAACAAGAGCATAAGCTTCTACAGGTTCAATACTTCACGAAATCAAGCAACAGCAAGGAAATTAGTGCTACAACAACCCCATGATTTGGACCGTTGGCAATGCTCGAGTCAACAACCAAAGATGCACACagggtgttcgatgaaatgcccaCACAAGCACCGAAAAAGAAACAGGCGACCCACCGAGGATGACGTGGTACCCCTCccgcgccagcgccgccgccgccgctttgccCAGCCCCGACGTCGCCTGCACAcgcatacacacacacacaccccacCCACCATGAGCTGAGCACATCACAAGACGGGGAGActcgaaagagagagagaagcgacTCCAtctgcaagcaagcaagcaagaaagAGCGGAGGCGAGAGCCATCGGTTACCCCAGTAATCACGCagacggggcggcggcggcggcgacgagcggcgtcgtcgtcgggctCGGGCATAGGTCGGAGGCGAGGGACgggggcgccgcggcggaggaagaagaggaggatgtAGGAGTAGAGGAGGGAGACGGTCCACAGGACGGCCATCCGCCAGAACTCCCGCGAGCACACCATGCGGAGCGCTTCGCggtccatggccgccggcggcggctgctcggcGAGTTGTCAAGTTGCCACCGGGAAAGAGGGGCCACAACGGACGGTTCGGATTAGGGGAGAAAATTGAGATTGTGCCGTCTTCAAAAGGGTTTCGCTTTCGCTCAAATGCCATGCTGAAAATaggattagttaattaaaatgcCACTTTTAACTGAAGGTTGCACGCTATAATATTCAAACTGACAAAAATATTCTGTTGCTATCTTTTTTCCGCCTTTATCGTCGACGACGCACTGCCGCAAGCTGATGGGGCCGCCTTCGTCTCCACCTTCACCACTCCCAAGGCGCATAGCTACCGCTCCCTACGGCAGGGGAACCGGATCCGTCCACCGGCCtcagccgcctccgcctccactaagcccaccaccaccgccgttcGGGAAGAAAAGGGAAGAAAGAAGATGGTAGCTGGCATGTaagtcccacatttttttttctaacgaCCTAGCTATGGGATCTAAATTGCATAGTTTGTATAGCTACGGGTGAAGATTTATGGAATCAAGGATACGGGTGAACTTATTTCAAGTAGCTAATACGTGATGGTTTGATGGGCTTTCCATGGCTGGTAGTACTTCGGCTGTTTTTAATGGGCTTTTGACATTTAAAAGCTAGTGGACTGCCTCCCTTTGCTCAATACTTCAGGGGCCCGCGAGTGAAGATGCCACCCTAGCCCTGGCCCCGCACGATCCGCGGATAGATATTTGGCCCCGGCCCCATAGGGGGTGGGGAACTTCGGATCCGACAGGGTAATTGCCATCCCTAGGCGAGATCTGACGGTAGAGAAAGTTTGGACTTAAGAAATTAATAGGACACAACTACGAAACTACTAGTCGTTGGTTTGTTTTAGAGCAGTGACCACACCATCTCAAGTATAAATCCCCTTTTAGCTTAAAAGAAATACAATTGTGCATATCTTTTGTTAACCTTTTCAATGACTTAAatcttttaaatcacatattatttttaagatataTTTGCATCCGTGTACTCcactcaaaatatttgacaaaaGAGATCCATGttgaatatattcaaacatcttattaatttaaaagcattttatttaaattgtagaAGTAACTTAGCTATGCAATAGAAGTAACTCGCTATAGCATTAGAAGTAATTACATTATGAGTGAGTGAAATTAGAAGTTATGTGGAGTAAATTCAAAAGCAAAGTTTAGAGAAGATTTTTAAGTAAATACATTTAtcaaagtaaattcaataaatccTGAAAGTAATTCacataaatcataaaagtaacttagtaAAAAATGGAAGTAAGTTGTTATGAAATTAGAATTAAATCCGTTGTAGGGAAAAAATTATGATCTATCCAGAAATCATAATTAGCACAAATTATAGAAttgactaaaaacaataataataagtgTAATCAACTCAAAGCATTATAAATATAttagaagtaatttaatcaaatctaaaagtaatttttatatatgataaaagtaacttacgtatataataaaagtaattcatAACATAAATGTTTTTTCATCATGATATAATCATATAAGACCTtcttataaagatttaattacaatgaaCGTAATGTTGTAGCTGGATCATAgatcaaataaataatttaagagaattttctaagaagaaaaaaagcacGCATAAcctaatagaaaaaaaaacttgcatgtcTGTAGACGTGTAGTAGTACTTCTCTCACATATGGCTGGCGTCGCTCGTTAAGCCTAAATCGAGAGGCCCCTCGAAGTAGATTTTGTGAAATTAATAACCATGTGTTTGGTTTGGAATGGGATAAGTTAGGTCATCATAGGTTGCCCATATTTCCTAATAAGACAAAAACggtttattaggaaataaaaattaatttgcaGTTAAAACTTTTATGTGTTTTTAGTGATAagtcaatgctgaaaaagaagcTATGTGATAATATCCTAAAATCAACttgaaattaaatttgaaattcaaattttgccttttttttttcctttggtttATTAGAGCAACCAATGGGGTATTTAGGTAAGGATGAATTTTTTTATGGCGTTTGATTCGGGACAGATAAGGTGGGATGATCACTAAAAGGAAAATATTATTCCCTCAAAATCTAGGTTAGCTCCATACGACTAATCAATTTAACACACTTGCTCTTTATCATTAGCATACAAACCACACCCTTTTACAGCATTTCTTAAGAAATATGACAATTTTATCTCTCATGccaaaaaacacatgaatactACGATCTTTCTCTACCTCTCACTGTGggatttttcttctttctttttttgttgccgatacttttattttattattgtcCTTTTTGGGTTGTTGTGGAtaggaaaaagagaaagatgAGGTGGATTCgcgaaagggcctgtagcctagtggttacaagagcctcagtaacacctgaggtcctgggttcaACTTCCCATGGGAgtgaattttccaggatttaacggcgttgtgctttcagtagtaggcgacgtacccgtcgacagcgagcgGTAGGGTTTACGTGCGTGTGTTCAcaggggtgagtgcgcgtgcgttgtactgtgtaattcgtGTAATTCTTAAAAAAGAAAGATGAGGTGGATTCATCATTTTATAGGCCACATTTCCTACCCATTTGTACagtttctcttccttttttcttGTTGGCCACATTTCCTAaggagatactccctccgtttcacaatgcaagtcattctaatattttctatatccatattgatgttaatgaatcttttagatgttaatgaatctttcattagaatgacttgcattgtgaaacggatgaagtatcaggaggaagaaaaaaaatcctctttattcaggaggaagaaaaagaaaatcctccTTGTAATAAGATAACCAATTCATGAACTATAAACCTCCCGTGCGAATGTCAGAGCTTGTTGATATGCATTTGTCTTCGCAAACACAAAAAGAACATGACAGCTAAAAAGCATATACGAACAGTTTGTTCCATCTAAATAATAACTAATGTACAAAACAGCTCCTTCTATCGCCCCTGTTTAGAACAAAGAAATGAAAAACACGagaatatggaaaaaaaatattgtaaagtGAAAAACTATGGAATTCAAAACTAACACAAAAACAGGAGATGTAGGAAAATCCCACGGGGAAACATAactataggattttttttataaaattattttttggtagCATCATAGAAAAAGCATAGGAATTAATAgtcaaaaggaaaagaaaacatgAGGTCTAGCCTCATGTTAATTCTCCAAAATCAGTATGAAATGAGCaattcaatataaatgtaaaaaGGATTTTGTAGAAATTattcctttgttccaaaggacaatgtaggaatatatttttttcaatggaTTTCAAATCCCTCAATAATTTCTCCAGTTTTCTTTTGTTCCAACGGAGATCACATGAAAAACCTAGGAGATCAACAAAGTGACAGGGGTTTCCTTTCGCTCACTCCATAGAGTGGAGGATTAGCTTCCTTTCCCAAGGAATTCAACATCTTCCATTTGTACTGACTTCCAAACAAGCTTCTAGGGAAAAAATTCCAAAGGAATGCAAACCTCCAGAATTCCTCCAAATGTACCTTGTTCCAAACGGGAATGGGTGATTTCATAACGCAGATGAAAATAACAAGAATCATTTTACTCCAGCCGAGAAGATAATGTAGGACATGGCCGAGCAAAAATGTTCCCCACGAAAATAACACGAATGCAGGAACCAGATGCCTTGCATAATGATATACTCAAGTCCAACGCAGCAAGTCACACCAGTACAAAACTTATTCACAAGATGGGTATATCTGTTGCAAACTACAGCTACTGGAAAAATACACACATGCAGCGGCAAAGGTCAGCAAAAGAACTGGATTAGGGTAAAACATATAATCATAATAATAAACAAATCGACCTGTAAgtaatcccccccccccaaaaaaaaaaggaaaaaagaaaaagaaaagagtacCAGCATATTTCTTGGCGCCACTGAACAGCATGTGATAGAAGGGCCAAGTTGCTGAATTGAACTCCCCCGTTCAAATCAATCGCCTCAGATAAGGCAAACTCCGCAGTGGTAGCTTTACAATGGTAGTGTTCCTCAAAGGAGGATGTGACAAAATCATTCCAAATCCTGACTTCCTCAGTGGGTTTCATGATTTTGTTTCCAGAAAATGTACATCGAGTTCATCAGATCTTCTTGGGAAGATTATAGGTTTTCTTTAGGAACTTGGTAGCCGTCTCATCATAACGGTAGCACAGAACTCGCAGGACTGTGTTGGGTTCGTTCGGGCTCCAGTGCCCTGTTGTTGGTGGCAATGGTAACCTATTCTTGGCTCCAGATCGATTAGACTCAGCCATCATGCGTTTGAATCGGTCAATAAGGCTCTCGGAGTCTGTTCGTAGGAGGGGTAGGACATTCTTGACCTGGGAGGATGCCTTATCGACCAATTCCTCTGGCAAACCATCACCATCTGCTAAAAACAGGTCTTTAAGGGCCTTGAAGTCATCCTCTATTATCTGGGAGTCTTGACGGGTGAAAGCACGCAAAGGCCCACCAGCAAGAAGCACCAGCAAGAACCCATCAAAAGTGGCTTTCATCAATGCGGTTATAGCACGGTTCCGCACTTTGTTATGCACCATACCAGATATGGTCTCTAGTATAGGGTCGAGTTCTCTCAACAATATCTCGATCCTACTTGATGCAATGTCACCAATATAAAGGATATCCCAGAGAACGTGCCCCAAATCATAGAATGTCACCTTATATGCAGTTGTCTCACATAACTGCTGAATGCCCTCTTGACAGGCTGTCTGACAAAGCTCAAATTTGATGTCCAATCCATCGGTAACATCTGCCTGAGCTGACTCGACATTCCGCAAGCCTGTTTTTATCTTCTTCTCTAAGTTCTCGAGTTCACCTCGCACGAATTGAAGCGTATTCAAGCGTACACAGAGTTGAGGAAGGGCTAAGGGATCAGCGCCATTGGTTGTTCCATTTTGTGATCCTCGGTACTGTGGATTCTGTggcttttcctttttcttgaaCAATATATTCGATCCTACCTCGCATCGTGTCAACGGAGGTAGTTGGGGCATAAAAGAATTCCTTGTTCCTGTAATTAATGCATGTTTAAAATATGAACATTTGTACCCTGCATCTGAACACCATGTTATAGAAAAATGTGCCATGAGCTCAGTACTTACCACAGCCAGATTTTGCTTTAGACACAAAAAGCTGTAGGCTTCTATCAAGTCCAAACATCAGGTCAGGAAGAAGAACTGGATGCATTGGAATGGGCAATTGGAAAAATGCATCTAATGTTTCACCAACCATCCGAAGCATCTCCACACAAGAGGGAGCAATATTCTCTCTGTTGGCAGCTGGATTCCAAGTCTGCATGAAAGACATTGACAGACTTAGTGGAATTTTAGAACAGGAAAATCAAGCTAAGTTAATTCAAACACAATATGTCAAGAACAAGTTGGACTCATCATTCAAGAAGAATATTCAGGACAATTACATCTCACAAGTTGACTGAGCCAATCTAACATTTGGTTTACACATAGCATGCATCTGGATGTGACTCAACtagctataattttttttccattctgAAAAACTGGTGTGATGTCAAAATTTTGACTGCAAATCAAACAAATGCGGCAATTTTGGCAGCCATAGTTGGGATAAGATGAGAGAATGAACATATATCAGAGCCCAGATTGGAGATTGCAGTCATCAATGACACATGGATATGGACGGTTCAGGAAAAATAGCAGATAATGTTTACAAGTGTTATGCATCTACATGCACAGAGTAATTTAGTCTTATCGTAATAAAAATCACAACAACATGCATCATCAGTTACTAAATTAAGATAGTTTCTGTTtataccaaaagaaaaaaatatgtactgtGAAATAAAGTAAGAGCACCTCTTGTTTCAAAGTCCGATCAACCCATCCCTTGAGCCTGTCTATCCTTTCTTTAATCCAAACTTTCACCAGGTTAGCAATTGCATTTTCAGCTTCATATGGTGGCATCTCTCTGATTAATGACTTGCCTCCATCATCACTATCCACAGAATCTTCAACTGCAATATTAACAAGATCCTTCTCTAATTTATCAGCAGCCTTAAGCACTTGAACCGTATCTGGGGTCAGCTCTGTAAGTCCAGCTATGAACTGTTTCAGCTCATTTCCAAAGCAAGAATGAAGGGTGGCAACAGCAACGCCTGAAGCAAGGGGATGCCATGTCTTTAAAATTGGGCTGTACAAATTTTTCTCCTTAATTGCTAGGTCACCAATGTCCTTTGCAAGGATAGACAGAACAGGGGTAGGGTTTCTTGATGACCGCTTGGAATCTGCTTCTTCCATTCTCTGCAAAGTGAAAGCTGTGTCACATTACTGTGCTACTGCACTATAGAAAAGACGTACATGAAAGGATCAACTAGCAAgatttgaaaagttcaaattaTATGGttcaaaagaaacaaaattacTAATAGGATGGCTTGAGTTTGAACAAAACAGTTTCTTGTGGTTGATT is from Oryza sativa Japonica Group chromosome 9, ASM3414082v1 and encodes:
- the LOC4346804 gene encoding uncharacterized protein; its protein translation is MDREALRMVCSREFWRMAVLWTVSLLYSYILLFFLRRGAPVPRLRPMPEPDDDAARRRRRRPVCVITGATSGLGKAAAAALAREGYHVILAGRSSQLLSETVQQIRDQQPDAHLEAFQIDLSSYKSIKKFETSLNQWIKDSNMEHSIQLLVNNAGILAKSYRITEDGLDEMIQANYIGPFVLTNILLPLLKNSSTPSRVVNLTSFTHRCVSEINLSEKGLSGVRFGHWPARRSYLLASTYEYTKFCLLMFSYELHRQLHLSSGVSVMAADPGVVQTGIMRELPPCLSWLALSVLRLLNLLQQPDTGVDAVLDAALAPPDSSGKYFFGGKGRTITSSQLSYNVEVAKKLWAESLALFNELQNRVCELRTS
- the LOC4346805 gene encoding protein unc-13 homolog, with amino-acid sequence MSRLFRESRRDSSSSNGSSAAAAATASTGGLPSPFPDLGVPLSAADLREAAYEVLVASSRTTGGKPLTYIPQAAASAGGGGGPASPASASSLSSANASSSPSLQRSLTSAAASKMKKALGLRSSASSKGGSPGSGGGGKSVPPRRPATVGELMRVQMRVSEPADARIRRGLLRIAASQLGRRAESMVLPLEFLQQFKASDIPDPQEYEAWQSRNLKLLEAGLLVHPLVPLNKSDVSAQRLRQIIRGAYDRPLETGKNSESMQVLRSAVMSLAGRSDDGTSDGCHWADGFPLNLHLYQMLVEACFDNDDGTVVDEIDEVMELLKKTWGILGINQMLHNLCFAWALFNHFVMSGQVDIELLSAAENQLAEVAKDAKTTKDPNYSKVLSSTLSSIMGWTEKRLLAYHETFNTSNIESMQGIVSIGVSAARVLVEDISHEYRRRRKEETDVARSRIETYIRSSLRTAFAQRMEEADSKRSSRNPTPVLSILAKDIGDLAIKEKNLYSPILKTWHPLASGVAVATLHSCFGNELKQFIAGLTELTPDTVQVLKAADKLEKDLVNIAVEDSVDSDDGGKSLIREMPPYEAENAIANLVKVWIKERIDRLKGWVDRTLKQETWNPAANRENIAPSCVEMLRMVGETLDAFFQLPIPMHPVLLPDLMFGLDRSLQLFVSKAKSGCGTRNSFMPQLPPLTRCEVGSNILFKKKEKPQNPQYRGSQNGTTNGADPLALPQLCVRLNTLQFVRGELENLEKKIKTGLRNVESAQADVTDGLDIKFELCQTACQEGIQQLCETTAYKVTFYDLGHVLWDILYIGDIASSRIEILLRELDPILETISGMVHNKVRNRAITALMKATFDGFLLVLLAGGPLRAFTRQDSQIIEDDFKALKDLFLADGDGLPEELVDKASSQVKNVLPLLRTDSESLIDRFKRMMAESNRSGAKNRLPLPPTTGHWSPNEPNTVLRVLCYRYDETATKFLKKTYNLPKKI